A window of Phragmites australis chromosome 2, lpPhrAust1.1, whole genome shotgun sequence genomic DNA:
ATGTTCGCTCAATGTTTGTTATTATTGAATAGTAATTAACACCCCATCCCATCAGTGGTGAAATTAGCTAGACATGTGATGTTGTGGATTGGCTCCGTTCATATTCCAAAACTCGACTTGTGTGCAAAATATCATATGACCAGATTTTGCACAAAGTCCATTCAAGGGAAACATGAGTAGGATTTAAGTTAATCAGCATAACTTACTTCCAGAAGTGTGCTTTAAATAAAAGACATGGCCCTGACAAATGCAGGTTGCTTGTTTGGAAAGCCAACACGTCTCACATCAACTACGATACATCCAAAAATCGGGGAACCATTTTGTATTGAATGATTTATTTGCTTGACAGTAACAAGAGTGTCTAGAATTTACACATACAGAATTGTCATCCAACTTCCATAGATATTTTTCTCTTTAGTGACAAGCAGATTATCTTTATTTCCCAAACTTGTGTATTATAAAGATTTCGGGACAGAAAACAGCATATGTAGATATTTATATGCATGGAAGTCACAAGCACGAAGATAGAGACTAACCCCGCAATTGGGAAGCAACACTTCCATTCGGCATGTAAGGATAAACAAGTAATCTCTCACTCTCTGTAGTGCAGAATCCAATGAGCCGAAGGAGATTCCGATGAACAGCCAAGCTTATGACTTCAACTTCAGTTTGGAACTGAACTTCCCCACCAACAGCATTATAATCCTTAAGTCTTTTAACAGCAACAACAGAGCCATCTCGCAAGTAGCCCTTGTATACAATGCCATACCCACCTTCACCTAAAATGTTCTTTGAGTTGAAATTGTTAGTAGCCACTCGGAGCTCCTTGAAGGCATATTGCTTCAGATGGCCCAAACATACTTCTGGGTCATATTGATCTGCATATTGAAGCATATATCAGGTTCAACTACCATACTGTTGTAAAGTAAAACATGGCACAGAAAAGATGTATGTATTCATGCAGTGAGCATGCTAgaaagatcaaagcaatcacTAGAAGGGAAAAATAAAACATCTCAACGTCATGGGTTAGGAACTTAACCGAAGGTTTTCCCGACTAAGGTGGATAGTAAGCTatcattcaatatattcaaaatTATTGCCTTATGTAGGGAATTTCATGCCTCTTTCAACCCAAGAGTAGTGATTTCAATCATTAATCTGTCCGTGTTGTAATATAGCCACTTACTCATTTACATAAGTAAGTAAAATAAGGTTTATGCAGTTTACTCACAATGTTACTGGTACTAGCCCATGTTGTGGGGTGCATCTGTTTATGTTCAAATTCACGAGAGAATTAAGACCACATAGTGGAGATCACATGGCAGAATATTAGAGCATTCTCAACTGTCATTGGGAAAATATGTTAAAGTCCTAATTAGCCAGTTTGTCAAAAGTTAGTAGCTCAAATAGACTAACAGCATTTATACAGCACCGGTATATCTTTGTATCCAAGTAAAGTTAGTATTGTAAAGATTACAAGGCGAATGTAGCTCCAAGATCACAAAACCATGAACTGTTAGCAAATGCTGCGATTAAGACATTCATCTATTGCAATTCAACGCCAAGTGTTGGTTATTATGATTGCATAAGCATGGAATGGAACAGAATATTACCGTTTACATCAAAAAAGATCTGCTGATTACGCCTATGCCGCCACAAGAGAAGCATACTGACTACAAGAGCAATAAAAACTACTGAACCAACAGTTGCTCCACATATTATAGCAATTCGGTGGCTTCTTGCCATGCCTTGCTGTGGCTGAGCTGAGGAAAAGGAGACAAATGTGAGTACAGCAGTAGAAGAAAAGGTATTAACAATTTATCTGTAATGAAAGCATATTTctgcacacacaaaaaaaaaaactgaacaaTGTGAAATAATCTCACTCTTCAAATCATCTGGTGGATAAGAGAGTGGGTCCAGTGAAACAGATGAGCAATTATCTCCAGACTTGACACCACAAATCATGGGATTTCCAGCGATGCTGTTCGAACAAGCAACGATACAACAGAGATTAAAATGAAAGCATGAGTACGTGAACACTAGGTCATGGCATGAACAGATAGTGTTCGGGTAGATTTCAATCAGCCGAGGTGAAAGGGGATACACAAAACTACTTACTTGAAAGTTCTTGCAGAAATCTTGGGTAATGGACCACTCAGATTGTTAAACGAAAGATCTCTACAAAACAAACCAATTCAAACGAAATTTTAGTACTGAAACAGCCAAACAGGGGAAGTGAAAGAAGAACAATAGAGGGATTGCAGAGCATACACGAGAGCAAGACCATTAATGGTGGCAAGTGAATCAGGTAGAACTCCAGACAAGCTATTGTTGTTCAATTTCCTGGCAGCAACAAGAGAACTAGAAAATGAGCTAAAACGAAATCACCGACTTCGAGAGCGCTGCTGGAAATCAAGATCCAAGTAATGAAATCTTACAAATAGTTGAGGTTCTTGAGATTTCCAAGCAAAATTGGGATACTCCCAGTGAGCTGGTTATCTGACATGTCAAGCGTCTTTAGCATCCCCAACCTTCCTATGGTGCCAGGAATAGGGCCAGAAATCACATTGTTCTGTAATAGCCTGTCGATCAGAAAGTCAAGCACTTTAGTCTTTCATTCAAcaatatttatctttttcaAGAAACCTCAAATTTGAAATGTCAACAGGGGATCGATGAACTTACACAGATTGCAGCCTGGTGAGATTGCCGATGCCGGGTGAcaatttcccagacaagctctgGCTGGGTAGCCCCCTGCAAACACAGCCCATATGATAAGATCAACCCGAAAGCAGCCACAGTTAGTGCTCTATGAAATCGGCGTGAACAAATGAGCGTAACGTACAGCGCGGAGACGTAGCCGTCAGAGGAGCAGGTGACCATCTTCCAGCTGCAGGGGTCGACGGAGTTGATGTCCCAGTTGTCGAGCACGTTGTAGGGGTCCTGCAGCTCCGTCTTGATGGCCATCAGAGCCACCACTGCGGTACAGCCACAGGCAGGCAGGTTCAGCTTCACCAAATTGTAATACTTACCAAAGAAACAGCTAAAACTCGACAAGTATGATGATTGATGAGGAAGCACAAGCACAGCAGTTGCATTTTGGTGTTGTTCTCCAAAGTGAGATCTTTAACATGAACTTCAAACCGGCGATTGCAAAAAAAGTAATCTTTTTATAAATGTCAAAATTCCTCCTGTGCGTGCCAAAAGGCCCCATTTTTAAAAACTCGCCAAAAGATTATCTGATTGTGCCAAAATCCATTTTTCGCATGGGTCTGAAAAGGTCGGACCTTTATTTCGATcttggagaagaagatgatgaggagagCAGGGTGGGTACCTTCGTAGTTGATGCCGGCCGGGGAGAGCGTGGCGGTGGACGGCGGCAGGATCACGGCGAGCAGGCCGGCAACCACCAGCCACCACCCCATCCACATCACCCACATCGCCAGAGCCCGTAGATTCAATCCGCCGAACAAGCAGAAGAAGAGGAACAGACCAGTCCACAGCTGAAGGGCACAATTCTGCCGCGCGACTGCGGCAGCAGCAGAGCTCACGGAACCACCAGCCAAGAAGGCGAGCAACCCCTCTATCCAACCCAGTTCAATCCAAATATCCAGTGATGCTTTGCGCAGACGCAGCAAAAGCGAGGGGGTTCACGCGAGCGAGAGGAAGAGGGTGGGGTGGGGACTGGGGAGTGGGGAGTGGGGGCAGGGCAGGGGGGAAACGCCAACGCCAGCGAGCAGAGCAAGCAGCGGCCTGCGCCTGCCACTCCCTTCCCTAATCAAATCATGCTGCTGCCGCGGTCGCTGCTGATGCCACCCGCTCCACGCCGCTGCAAACCGCCAAACGTTTTTCCCCGACCACTGACCAAACACGGGTGCGCATGCCTACGTACATACCCCCATCCTTTTCATTTTTCGCTTTTTATTCTCGTAGATTCTTTGAAAAAGATTTACAGAAAGAAGAGGAAATGTTCTTGCTGGGTTTGCTAATTCGGAATCTTTTTGTTTGGATAAAGAAATGTTAACTTGTGATTTATGGGAAAGAGAATTCATCTTAGTGAGTGTGTGGATAGCCTTGTTCAGAAAAGACGGCAGATGCTCCAATCAGTCCAATGCAATTTGAGAAGCTAACCGTAGTGGCAGTGCCTTTTTCATCTCGGAAAGCATAATGTAGGAGTAAAATACTAGTATTCTACTGGTACTAGGAGTTCCGGCAATTCTGTATAGAGAAACCAACTCATTCGCCTGCCTGTTAGCATAAGCTTGGAGTGTTCTTGTTGTCATCTTGCTAAAGACAGTGCTAATCAGAGTACACATGTTTGTCATAAACTATCTACAAAGCCAAGCTGCACTACTACCTACGCTGTAACTGTAGCGTAATACTGTAACAAAGAACGGAATGATGGGGATATAAAAAGGACAAGGAGCGAGCAAGAAGAGGAGGTTAAAAAGATTGCGGGGCACTGCCGAGTCACATGCTCACATTTTATTTTGTCCCGTCCTTTCTTGTCtctctcatcctcatcatctctCTCATACCCATCAGTGTCATAGTAGAATCTAGTGCTtacctaaaaaaaaaagtagaatcTAGTGCTCCTATAGCTGGTGCTTGTTCAGATTGGTAACCCAGGTCTCTAGAGGATCGTAGCATGTTTGGTTGGGCTAGAGTTTTTTTAAAGCTGGTTTTAaaagttacgatggaaaagttatttatagaaaaaatattttaaaattatcttCCAATGCAGATAAAATATATAACATTTGCAATACTTATCATAATATGATCCtctagaagttacaaaagttcATACTGATAAGTTTCTGGTTTCTAATAATAATGACAACTTTTACTTCTCAGAAACTATTTTCAGAAACAGACTGTTTAGTTCATCTTTCTGCTTTTAAGTAGCAAAAGCCAGCAGTAAAAATTGAATAAACATACCATTCGTTTGCTAATGGGAATATTAAAGGAAGGCATTATCAAACCATTAGAGTAAAGTGTGTGTTTGGTTCGAGAGATATACTAGATGAGATATATCCATTCAATTTTTTAAGGTATTTGGTTCAAAGGCGTGTATGGATAGGATGACCACTTagagtaatatttttttagatgctaGATGAGTTTATCCGTAAAAAATTACTGAACAGAATCATCTATATTCTAGACGATCTCTGTCATTGTTGATGTGGTCTGATTGGTTAGAGTATGATTTCAATAACATTATCTTATAAATGGTTTATCTAATTTATGATCCGATTATATCATTATATTAGttgcaattaaatcaataaaacAAGATCTTAcgtgattatattttgatgaaaaactaaatataGATAAGCGATTCCACAAAATTTTGACTAATCCCATCTAAATTCTATCTGTCCAACCAAACATTAAATTTAATCGCACTATCCACActaccaaataaaaaattagatcgtCCATCCAAAATATTAAAGCTATATCAGATCTAACCTTATTCTCCAGTCATACGCAACCTAATAAAATTGATCGGAGTACACAAGTGAtgtgtaaaaaaaaagttactcAAGATtactttttcttgaaaaattaAATGTTACTGAATACTCGAGACCAGATCACCAGACCAGAATAGAACGGCTCTCAGAGTCTCAGTTACTGCAGAATGACTGTGAGTCGCAACAGCGGCCTGTGAGGatggcgcatgcatgcatgcggaGCCCGGCGGGCATCCCGAGGGATGCAGCTGCTTCCACGCTGGGCCGGGCGTGCCATCGAATGGTCTCGAGTCTCGACTGGAGCGGCCATGGCGTTGAGGTGGGGACGCAGCGCGGCAGCAGTGCGAGCGGACTGGGAGCAGCGGTGCCGGAGTGCCGGGCCGCCGGCGCAGGTAAAGCTGCCATATCGCCACCCCACTGGCCACTGCCACTAGCTACCACCTGCCTGCTGGTGCTGCTGATAGCGCGTGTCTTGCTTTAACCACACTGCAATCGATTGGTACGAGCAACCTGAATCTGATCGAGTGTGATAAACCATTTCTGTCTTTGCTTTAACTGCATCATGTTCGCATGCGAGTCACGATATGGTCGACTCTCAGTATGCCTCACGTCGAAGTCTATTTTTTGGGTAAAAACACGCATGTTCATAGACTCATCCATGGAAAGATGAAAAGACCCTTGTGAGATTTCAGCGTCCAAAATAAGAGCATGGATAATTTCATAACAACACTTCATGCATCTTCCATGAGGCAGGAACAATTCAAATCCGCAACTACTCGTAAGAATCATCCGTTGCAACACAGAACGGTAATTTTGAGATAAGTAGCTTCTCAAATGTCAATTCCTAGGCAAGCTTTGCACATGGATGCGGGCTTCCTTTCTGCCGCCTTCTATGAGCGTAGGCGCAATCAACCGAGACAGACGAGGGGGACGCCTCAATTATAGCTAATCATCCACCATGATTTCCTCCCCGCGCCTCGATTAGTTCCACCCGCTCATTCAATTCTGCGCGTTAGCGTTCACCAGAAGATCTCCGAGTTGGCAGCTCGCATGGATCTCAATCGACGACGACGTCTTTCTCCTTTGAGCATTCGTCCAATCACGCAACACCAGCAGGCTAAGTCCACTCCCAATGTTTTATTTGACTTACTCCCTCACTTTAAAAATAGTAGATGATAGTTCAGTCTCAAgttaatctgaaaaaaaatccaGACATCGATCAACTGATCAAATAGAATATTAATCATCGggagtggatacttgttcttgacagtgaccttaTTCAGCGAGCggcaatcaacacacatctgaAGAAAtccgtctttcttcttcacaaagagtgtcgAGCATCCCAAGGTGAGGAGTTcggacgaatgaaccccttctctagcaactccttcaactgcttcttcagttaCACCAATTCATTTAGCGACATCCTATAAGACATTTTTGATACTGGGCCGTTCCAGGCACAAGATCAATAGAAAACTCCACGGCGCGGTCGGGTGGTATCcctggcaactcatccggaaagacatctgGGAATTCACACACCACATAAATGCTTAACAGATCCATGGTGGGGACAACCTTAAGGGTATAAAGACAAGGATTGACACccttaagcttcaaatgaaCTTGAGTGCTGGATAGCCCATTAAGAGTGACGATCCGTCGAGCTCAATCTATGACAGTCATGTTCTTGGTAAGCCAATTCATTCTCAGGATGacatctatccctttggagTTTATTACCAACAGATTTGCACTGAAGGGTATCTCATTGGTAACCAACGATGCTCTGGGAATACACTGATTAATAAGAACCTTGGCTCTAGGTGTATCTATGAGATAAGGCGTAGGAGTGGCGCTAACATTCAACCCTTGACGCCGTGTATAACTCGTCGCTATGAAACAGTGAGAAGCCCCAAAATCGAAAAGAACGACTGCGGGAATGATGACAAAATTAAAACTCATATTCAACATACCCATCAGTACATTGTCACCCTCGTGAACTTCTTTAGCGGTGGTGTGGTGCGCACAGCCATGCTTGGGGACGTGGGTAGCCTGAGAAAACTGCAGTGCAGAttgagcaggtggtggccttggagcggtcaccacGGCTCTCGGCTTCGGATATGGGCAATTCTGAACATAGTGGCCGACACGGTCGCAGTTATAGCACGGGCTACCagggccacctgtcacgctcACTTAAGAACCAATGGGTCTTGCAGGCTGCCCTTGTGGAGCAAAGAAAGACGGGCACCGCAccatccacatcggtcgtggagcGGTCGGTGCCAAcacgtgagatggtggaggctgactctcagtgcgagCGCGTTGAGAGCTCCCACCCATGGAAGGTGACATAcccctcttgtgcttcttctcttcctggtggttcttgagcttgaactctaCCGTGAGAGATGTGCTCACCAATTTGTTGAAGTCAGTGAACTCATGTGCGGATAGTCGTTCTTGCATTTTTTAGTTGGGGCCattgacaaagcggtattgTTTCTTCTCGTCGATGTTGACCTCTTCATGAGCATACGGTGCagggtggttgaacacctgcacatacttcATCACTGAtttacctccttgcttgaggtccatgaattcccttcttttgatctctATAAGACACTTAGGCATATGGAAATCTCAGAATGCCAgccggaactccgcccaagacacccgatgattggTGGGGTGCACAGCtaagtagttggaccaccacgtaCCCGCCGGGCCTTGAAGCTGATGAGTAGCGAAGAGCGCCctctcgtggtcctcgcaccgaaggagagcgagtttctgctcgatggtgcgaagccaatggtcGGCATCGAGAGTATCCTCAGCCCGCGTGAAGGTAGGCGAGGCAgctgagtcctaaggaaatctgagaagtcatctcggcacccaaccccacctcctccttgagggtcGTGTTACGCATGAGAGCTTCGAGAAGCACCGTCTaagcttgacggttttgctcgatttgcatAAGCACCTCCGCCATGTTCAGCGGTGGAGGCAGgttattctcattagaacccttaGGAAGATCACCAAACTGCCACGAGTTCTCATCTTGTTGTGACAATGAAAAGAAATAGAGGCAAAAGGTGAAACTCCGACATAGAtgaaaaatcaaactccaacAAATGCTACTTTACTATGTCAGATCTCGCTTACTTGGATCCGTATTCTATATACtaatgaaaatgcatgttcaatggcatgatgcaaaatgagaaatgaaacatgaaagtatgctcgcttctgaactacacgtgtctttctcaaatgcatctcGCCCCATCAGGCATCATAACTACatacgttatacttaggggtataatatagcaggttcatacatattggcaagaagatgcaaaaaaaaatttagtgagttgcttagtgaagttaGCCACCTAATAAATAACGTTATAATCATTGTTCAGGCTACTTATTTAAACCAGACTTTGATACCATGCTGTGGAgaaccgtctaaataatattctaattaattaccaggaggatcattattcataatcacaacatcAATGATTAACCTAaatatcatcccagtagtctcgatacgtgttttgtgcctaagatcggaacacatgtcttccaacatttagcatcacaacatagcttaagaaaaacaagtaattaacatttatattacaagtctttaacatgcaactattttcaacaatttacatcaaaaggtaacAATATCTACACAGcgaaaacataaacctatacaacaaagaGAGTGGAGctacatgcccttaggctccaccccaaaagcacgacctctaAGAGTACGATGCACTACttttgcccgccaccctgatcggtaggcacgaagtagccaaacaccgacTCTTCCTCACCAGTAGCACTTAAAAAtgtaggcatgagtacgaaggtactcgtaagacttaaaccatatagagcacatatacatagctcgactctaagtATTATGCATcgagccattagcaagaaaaaaccacatgattaagttaaacataagtagtaagcaacctggacacatatgtgtgagtaaCTAATTTAACCAACAACAATATAACTCTACCCTGTCATAACCAACTAAATATAAAAAAagtggaaccattatgaacatacatgtaacaaagacaaactcaaccatctcccacatatctaaccatcaaccacaagtgaaaactctacgaccgatgcagatggacaaaagcatgctcatgacc
This region includes:
- the LOC133897270 gene encoding protein NSP-INTERACTING KINASE 3-like, translated to MWVMWMGWWLVVAGLLAVILPPSTATLSPAGINYEVVALMAIKTELQDPYNVLDNWDINSVDPCSWKMVTCSSDGYVSALGLPSQSLSGKLSPGIGNLTRLQSVLLQNNVISGPIPGTIGRLGMLKTLDMSDNQLTGSIPILLGNLKNLNYLKLNNNSLSGVLPDSLATINGLALVDLSFNNLSGPLPKISARTFNIAGNPMICGVKSGDNCSSVSLDPLSYPPDDLKTQPQQGMARSHRIAIICGATVGSVVFIALVVSMLLLWRHRRNQQIFFDVNDQYDPEVCLGHLKQYAFKELRVATNNFNSKNILGEGGYGIVYKGYLRDGSVVAVKRLKDYNAVGGEVQFQTEVEVISLAVHRNLLRLIGFCTTESERLLVYPYMPNGSVASQLRELVNGRPALDWSRRKRIALGTARGLLYLHEQCDPKIIHRDVKASNVLLDEYFEAIVGDFGLAKLLDHRESHVTTAVRGTVGHIAPEYLSTGQSSEKTDVFGFGVLLVELITGQKALDFGRVASQKGGVLDWVRKLHQEKQLSVMVDKDLGTNYDRVELEEMVQVALLCTQYYTSHRPRMSEVIRMLEGDGLAEKWEASQNVDTPESVSSELLPPKYMDFAADESSLGLEAMELSGPR